One part of the Candidatus Abyssobacteria bacterium SURF_5 genome encodes these proteins:
- a CDS encoding F0F1 ATP synthase subunit epsilon, translating to MAKPYPLDIVTLKKTVFSDDVECLTAPGGLGYLGILAGHAPLLTNIEIGIVSIKLEGGSEAKMAVGEGFLAVTSQGATLLVDTAEKKEEIDVERARAAMTRARERISAPGPDIDIDRAEAALKRAIARLKVAE from the coding sequence GTGGCGAAACCATATCCGCTCGATATAGTCACCTTGAAAAAAACGGTCTTTAGCGACGACGTAGAGTGCCTGACCGCGCCCGGTGGGCTCGGATACCTGGGGATTCTGGCGGGTCACGCGCCGCTGCTGACCAATATTGAGATCGGTATCGTATCCATAAAGCTTGAAGGCGGGTCCGAAGCGAAGATGGCCGTTGGCGAAGGCTTTCTGGCGGTAACCAGCCAGGGGGCGACGCTGTTGGTTGATACGGCTGAGAAAAAGGAAGAAATCGACGTTGAGCGGGCTCGAGCCGCAATGACCCGGGCTCGCGAGCGGATTTCCGCGCCCGGTCCGGATATCGATATCGACCGCGCCGAGGCCGCTTTGAAACGAGCCATAGCGCGGCTGAAAGTTGCGGAATAA